The nucleotide sequence CGATAAGAACATTCCCGCGCCAGCCGTAACGGCCGATACCATGAGCCGCATGGTGATGCCCGGTGTGAAAGTGCGCATCTACACGCCTAAAGGCGCTACCGGCCCGCTGCCGGTGGTGGTGTACTACCACGGTGGCGGCTGGGTGATTGCCAACCTCGATACCTACGACGGTTCCGTGCGCGGGCTGGTGGAGAAAACCGGCGCCATCTTCGTGTCGGTGGCTTACCGCCAGGCACCCGAAAACAAGTTTCCGACGGCCCACAACGACTCGTTTGCAGCCTACCAGTGGGTGCTGAAAAATGCTGCTTCGTTTAACGGAGACCCCAAGAAGATTGCGGTAGTGGGCGAAAGCGCCGGTGGCAACCTGGCCGCCTCGGTGAGCATGATGGCCCGCGACAAAAAGGTGATGATGCCCCTGCACCAGGTGCTGGTGTACCCCATTGCCGGCTACGACATGAACACGCCTTCGTACCAGAAAAACGCCGAGGCCAAGCCCCTGAACAAGGCCATGATGGGGTGGTTCTTCGACAAGTACCTGCGCAGCGCCGCCGACGGCAAGAGCCCGATGATTTCGCTGGTGAATGCCAACCTGAAAGGCCTGCCCGCCACCACCGTCATCACCGCCAGCCTCGACCCGCTGATGAGCGACGGCAGCATGCTGGCCGACAAGCTGAAAGCCGCCGGCGTAGCCACCAAGTACCAGAACTTCGAGGGCGTAACGCACGAGTTCTTCGGGATGGCCGCCGTAGTGCCCCAAGCCGCCCAGGCCCAGGATATGGCCGCCGCCGAGCTGAAAAGCGCTTTGATGAAGTAGTTGCCTTCAACTGCCATAACTAACAAGGCCCCGCTGCAATGCAGCGAGGCCTTGTTGTTTTAAAGGAGCGTGTAAGTGTGGTGCCACGACTTTTTCTGTCGTGGTACCATTATCGTTGAACGACAACCAGCCGCGCCGTTCAACAATAGTGGTACCACGAGGCCCTGCGGGCAACTCGTGGCACCACATCGTTCTACCCTAAAACCGGCTGGTGATGCCGAAGTGGATTTTGCCGGCGCCCAGGGCCAGCTTCTGCTGCCGGTCGCGGCCGAGGGCGTAGACGAACTGGAACTGGCCGGCGCCGGTGCGGAAGCTCAGGCCGGCGCCCAGGCCGGTAGGCGCGTCGTCGTTGGAGGCCGTCAGGATGTCGAGGCGCAGGTAGCCCTGGTCGACGAAGGCGAAGACGTAGGCGTCGGGGCCGGTGAACTGGCGGTATTCCAGGGTGCCGACGGCGTACTGGCTGGCGTAGAAGTTCAGCTCGTTGAAGCCGCGCAGCGTGGAGAGGCCGCCCAGCCGGAACAAGTCGTTCAGGAACAGCCGGCGGTTGAACAGGGCCTCGCCGCGCACCCGGGCCAGCAGCACCCCGCCCCGCCCGATGCGGTTGTAGCGCTCCAGCCGGGTGCTCACGCTCACCTGCGTGGTGCGCAGCGGCAGGCCCTGGTATAGCTCCTCCTTCAGCTCGGCGTTGCGGCTGATAAGCTTGCTGCCCACGGAGGCCTGCCCACTGGCCAGCACCCCGGTGCGCGGGAAAAACGGGTCGTCGAGCGTGGTCCAGACGTAGTCAAGGCCATAGGCAGTGAAGCGGGAGTCGATGTTCTGGGGCAGAGCCGTAGCCAGGCTGTCCACGAGCAGCAGGCGCGAGCTACGCCACTCCGTGAAGAAGCCCACACGCCCGGCCCGCGCCGTGGGGTAAGTTATCTGCAGGCGCGGCCGCAGCGTCTGGAAGGCGTTGACGGGGTCGGTCTGGCGGTAGAGGTTGAAGTTGCCGTCGAGCTCCAGCGGCGTGCCGAAGAAGGTGGGGTGGCTGTATTGGGCGTCGAGCTGCTGCGAGTTGGCATCTACCTTGCGCCACTGCAGCCCCAGCCCTTTGCCGCCGCCCTTGAGGTTGCGCAGCGCAATCGTGACGTCGCCGGTGAGCTGCACGCGCTTCTGGCCGAGCGTGGGCGTGGGGTTAGGGAGCACGCCCACAATGGCATCGAACTGGTTGGCGGTGCGGTCTTCGAGCAGCAGGTACACCCGCGCCCGGCCCTGCGCAAACCGCACCTCTGGCTCGGCCTTGAGCTGCAGGTACGGCAGCTGCCGTAGCCGCCGCGCCGCCTCCTGCACCCGCTCCTGGCTGTAGGGCTGGTTGGGGAAAATCTGCAGATACTTGGTCAGGAAGCGTTTTTTGGTTTTGGTGTTGCCCACAATCTGCAGCGAGTCGAACACGATGGCCGGGCCGCGCTCCAGCACCACGCGGCCCTCAATATCGGCGCCGCGCAGCTGCACCGAGTCCAGGCGCACGATGGCGAACGGGAAGCCCTGGTTTTCGGCTTCGGTGAGGATGCGCTGCTGCAGCCGGCTCCACTCCTGCGGCTGAAATGGCTGCTCGCGGTACAGCTTTTCGCGGTAGCCGGCGCGCGTGAGCAGGCCGTCGCCGAGGTTGCCGTTGCGCAGCCGCGCCCACCGAAACTGCTCGCCGATGTAGAGCTGCACCCGCACCGTGTCGCGGCGCCAGCGCATGGCGTCGGCGGAGGCCGTGAGGTAGCTCTGGCCCTGCAGCGCCAGCACTAGCTCGCGCACTTCGCGCAGCACGGCCAGCGAATCGGGCAGCACCAGCTTGGTACGGTAGCGGCGCAGCACGGCGCGGTCGGCGGCTTCGGTTTCCAGCACCAGCACGCGGGGCTTGCGCACCGGCAGCGCCGCCCGGCGGGCGGGCACGGCGGCACGGGCGCTGTCGGGGCGGCTGGCCTGGGTGGTATCGGGGCGCAGGGCGCGCGTGGTGTCCGGTGGCATAGCCGGCATAGCCTGCGGCGGCAGGTTGAGGTTGAGCGGCGTGGTTTGGGCCCACGCGGCGCTCGGGCTGCCCGTCAGCAGCCAGCACCAACCCAGAAAAAGCAGTAAGCGGGCAGCCATGATGGCAAGTAAACGCAAAACCAGGGTTTTCGTGCGTTCGTGGGATATAGCAGCTATTATAATTGAGGCGTTCTTGCTTCTCGGTATCAAACAGTAGATTTGATTCCTGCTATCCACTACTGGCTATAGAGGAACCCAATTTTACGCTTGGACATCGTTATTCAACATTCATGAAGCCTACGTCAACAGATACAGTGAGAGGTAAACGCGCGAAGTACAGAAGAGGCGACTGCCTGATTATCAGCTACGACCAACTCACTTTCTACGCTGCTTTCGTCGCACAGAAAACCAGCAAGCATTACTATCTGACCCTGATTGATTATAAGGAAGCGAGAAGGCCGACGATGCAGGATTTTGCGTCCGCCCGATTCTTTGGCATACTGATTCCCGCAACAACAGGCTATGTACACGGCCTAGGAGAACATATGCTGCCTTGTCTGACCACGGATGCGGACAACGGACTGGAAAAGGTAGGAACACTTGATTTAGGCGCGGAAGATTTGCCTGGTTCCATCACAAACACAGGTTCTGTTGAAGCCTTAATCGCCAGCTACGATACCCGAATTGCTGCTCTGAATCAGAAGACGCAAGCTATAGCCGATGGCGCTTTGGCACCCAAGCTGCGCCTGCAACTTCTGGATATCAGCACTATTCTGCACAGCGGCGCAGGATAAGTTGTTTTCCTGGCCTGCCTACTGAATCACCAGCACATTGTGGAAAAGTCACCCAGCGGCAGCAGGTGTGTGGAACCCGAAAAAGAGCCACATAGCGACGCTAGGTTTGCCGGCGAATCTGCCGCCGCTACGCGCTTTTCGGCAACTATGGCCTGCTAGTATTCTTCGCTGACGCAGCTGCCTGCCGCCCACGCTCCCGGCCGTATCTTTGCCCCTGCGGTAGCGCCCGCCCCATTTCCGCGCCGCCCGCTACCCGCCCATGCCCGGACTGTATCTCCACATCCCCTTCTGCAAGCAGGCCTGCCACTACTGCGACTTCCACTTCAGCACCAGCATGGCCCTGAAGAGCCGGCTCGTGGAGGCCATCACCCAGGAGCTGGCCTTGCGCGCCGACTACCTGGGCCCGCAGGCTACGCTGGACACCATCTACTTCGGTGGTGGCACGCCCTCGTTACTCACCCAGGCCGAACTGAAACAGTTGTTCGACGCCATCCACCGGCATTTCCGGGTGGCCGCGGATGTGGAAATCACGCTAGAAGCCAACCCCGACGACCTGACGCCGCAGAAGGTGCGGGAGCTGGCGGCCTCGCCCATCAACCGGCTCAGCATCGGACTGCAGAGCTTCCACGAGCCGCATTTGCGCCTGATGAACCGGGCGCACTCGGCCACGGAGTCGGGCGCGGCGGTGCGGCTGGCGCAGGACGCAGGCTTCGAGAATATTTCGGTGGATCTGATCTATGGGGTGCCCGCCGACAGCCACGCCATCTGGGAGCAGGACATGGCGGCGGCCTTCGCGCTGGGCGTGCCGCACCTCTCCTGCTACGCCCTCACCGTGGAGCCCGACACCGTGTTTGGCCGCCG is from Hymenobacter yonginensis and encodes:
- a CDS encoding alpha/beta hydrolase, yielding MHHTSLTRNTLAASLLLAGLGLASCNTTQTTDSATTTASSDSTMMATDTAKAAGAMAVQPTGPAPAWATGIKPEMQAVIETLGTMGGKPIETLTAQEARQQPTPADAVMKLMRDKNIPAPAVTADTMSRMVMPGVKVRIYTPKGATGPLPVVVYYHGGGWVIANLDTYDGSVRGLVEKTGAIFVSVAYRQAPENKFPTAHNDSFAAYQWVLKNAASFNGDPKKIAVVGESAGGNLAASVSMMARDKKVMMPLHQVLVYPIAGYDMNTPSYQKNAEAKPLNKAMMGWFFDKYLRSAADGKSPMISLVNANLKGLPATTVITASLDPLMSDGSMLADKLKAAGVATKYQNFEGVTHEFFGMAAVVPQAAQAQDMAAAELKSALMK
- a CDS encoding BamA/TamA family outer membrane protein; this translates as MAARLLLFLGWCWLLTGSPSAAWAQTTPLNLNLPPQAMPAMPPDTTRALRPDTTQASRPDSARAAVPARRAALPVRKPRVLVLETEAADRAVLRRYRTKLVLPDSLAVLREVRELVLALQGQSYLTASADAMRWRRDTVRVQLYIGEQFRWARLRNGNLGDGLLTRAGYREKLYREQPFQPQEWSRLQQRILTEAENQGFPFAIVRLDSVQLRGADIEGRVVLERGPAIVFDSLQIVGNTKTKKRFLTKYLQIFPNQPYSQERVQEAARRLRQLPYLQLKAEPEVRFAQGRARVYLLLEDRTANQFDAIVGVLPNPTPTLGQKRVQLTGDVTIALRNLKGGGKGLGLQWRKVDANSQQLDAQYSHPTFFGTPLELDGNFNLYRQTDPVNAFQTLRPRLQITYPTARAGRVGFFTEWRSSRLLLVDSLATALPQNIDSRFTAYGLDYVWTTLDDPFFPRTGVLASGQASVGSKLISRNAELKEELYQGLPLRTTQVSVSTRLERYNRIGRGGVLLARVRGEALFNRRLFLNDLFRLGGLSTLRGFNELNFYASQYAVGTLEYRQFTGPDAYVFAFVDQGYLRLDILTASNDDAPTGLGAGLSFRTGAGQFQFVYALGRDRQQKLALGAGKIHFGITSRF
- the hemW gene encoding radical SAM family heme chaperone HemW, which gives rise to MPGLYLHIPFCKQACHYCDFHFSTSMALKSRLVEAITQELALRADYLGPQATLDTIYFGGGTPSLLTQAELKQLFDAIHRHFRVAADVEITLEANPDDLTPQKVRELAASPINRLSIGLQSFHEPHLRLMNRAHSATESGAAVRLAQDAGFENISVDLIYGVPADSHAIWEQDMAAAFALGVPHLSCYALTVEPDTVFGRRQQKGTFRPPPDDFVARQFELLLSEMARHGYQQYEISNFCQPGRESRHNSAYWRGVPYLGLGPSAHSFNGHSRQYTLANNPQYVAAVLERQEVPATIEVLSPLDRANEYLMTSLRTAYGTDLYHLRDTLGVDLLTQQAAYLHELQTTNLATLDDAGTLRLTDQGKLLADHITLTLFQSPTE